The sequence CACTCCTTGAAGAACCAATCTAAATCTTGGCCGGTTAGATTTTCATAGATTTCCTTGATCAAGTTTAGTGTCTCTTCAGTTTGAGTGCACCCTCTCGCATGGCAGATCTTGAGAACTTCTCTAAGCCCTTCGAAGAATGTCTTGTTTCCCACAACAAACTGTAAGGAGCGGAAAATAAAGCCACCTCTCTGATAGAGATTGGTTTGGTGTTTTCTAACAGCGTTGATATCGACTATTGGGGTTGAATCCCTTGAGCTGAGGCACATTCCTTCCCAATAGTCCAGTTGCTCAGATGTCATGTTGTAAAAGGCAGAAGTGTATGTTGCGAAGGACTCATCCAAAAGTCCAAGCTCTGCATAAATTCCAAACCAATTGTGAGCAACCTCATGAGGAATGACACTCTTGAATTGTGTTCCCGCTGCTCCCCCATAGAGTCCAAATCCCTCAGTTTCGCTTCTATGTCCTTTGAAGCGTATGTAGATTAGCTCATCATAGGGATATGGGATAAGCCGGGATGAATATATTTTAAGGATTTTCGCAAGTTCATCAACAACCCATTTTCCCTCATCGGTAAGAGCAATCACATCTACATTTTTTCCATCAATCACGATGTTCTTCTTGTAAATATTCCATCTTCCAAGAAGGATGTAAAATCTTCCACCATTAGCGTAAAAAGTTCCTCTTTCTGGAAGAATTGGTTTGTATTTGTTGTTTGGGAGCTTTAAAATACCAACAAGCGTGTAGTTCGCTGGATAAGATTCCACGCTGATTGTAACATCCCCATCTATCTTGGGGATCAGCATATAAGCCTCCGGAGGAAGGTAGAAGTAATCTTTAGTTGATTTCATGTGCCACTCAATTATATCCCTCTCCTCAATGTCTAAAAGAGGTTGATAATGCGAAGTGTAGAGAATCCTTATCTTCTGTCTACTTTTACTGGGACTCACCTTAAGTAGCAAGAGGCCATATTTTCCATCATAAAGTCCTTCTACGCTTACTTTCGCACCATAAGCTTCAAGTTTTTCGATATCAAAGTTTAAAATGGATGAATTCTCTAAGAGAAGAGGGATTGTGGCTGAGGAGCTTAGAGAAAGCTCAATCTCTTGAATCCCTTTAATTGTGGTATTCCAACCATCGAAAGTTATGGATAAAGAAACACTTGTATTGCCTCTAATAGGCTCATTATTTCTTTCAAAAAGGAACTTGACATTGTCTGTTTTTGAAAATTGGAATTTATCGAGCTTATACGCAGGGGTGATGCACATAGCTATGAGAGCTGCTAAAAGGACCGCCACAACAAAACGTGCTCTCATAATTTTGATTTTATTCCGAGAGATTTAAAAGTTTTGAGGATAGCTTTTCATTGGGGGCAGATAATGAGGTTCAAACCAAAACCGCTGAAAAGTGATGTGAAATTTGAGTGCAAATTCTGTCTCGACTGCTGTAGGGGTAGGTTTATCTATCTGACTCTTTCGGATATAGCCAACATTATGGCTCATGGCCACGATCCGCAGGATTTTGTTCTTATGACTGTTGAAGGAGGAAAAATAAGGTTTGTTTTGGCTTACAGAGAGTGGGATCTTGGGTGTATTTTCCATGACCCAGAGACCGGGAAGTGCAAAATCCACTCCTATAATCCAATAATCTGCAAAATCTATCCTTTCATGGTCTCTCACAAGCCGCTTGGAATTGAAGGTGAGGAGCCTTTTGAATACAAGGGAGAAAAGGTCTGGTTGTATTACGATGAAAGCTGCCCTGGAATTGGCGAAGGAAAGGGGACAATAACGAGGGAAGAGGTAGCTGAGCTTGGGTTGAAGTTTCAGAAGGAGTTTGAAAAGACTGATTTGGATGGTCTGAACCGGCTTTTAAGCGGTGAAAATCATGGAACTTAAGTACCGAAGGGTTTCCTCCTGGGAGTTTGATTTGATACTGAAGGAAGCGGAGAAGTTTGGGGAGCTAAAGCACGAGTTTTTTGGAATAGTTGAGGGGAAGTTCAGGGATGTTTATGCTGTAAACGAGGAAGTTTGGAGAGAAATAGAAAACCTCAGAATAAAACCCTACGCATTTGGAACTTTTGTGGGTACAATAAAGGTCGACAAAAACCTTGTCGAAAAATTCTATCCAAACATTGAGTTTTTCTATTTTGTCGATATTAAAAAGAACTTTGCTGTTCTAAAGGCAAAAACAGCTTTCCTCTTCACAACCGGCAAAGACGTGTCCAAAAATGGAGTTAAAGAGTACAGCTGGCAGGGAAGTAAAAAGCTGGTTATCCTAAATGAAGAGGGTGTAATCCTTGGGTTAGGTCTCATAAACCCAAAAAGCAATGGAAAGTTTATTAAAAACATCACGGACATTGGAGAGTTTATAAGACGACACAAGTAGCGTTTTTTATAGGTTCCACCGTAAACTTTAAATATTCTCGGTATATAATTCCAATTAGTAACTAAAATCACTATTCTCTCCAACCTCGCTTAAATCAGATAAAACCTGGTTTAGGGGGTGAGAAAGTGGTTAAGAGAGTGAAAACTGGTATTCCGGGGATGGATGAAATACTTCATGGTGGAATCCCAGAAAGAAACGTAGTTTTGCTCAGTGGAGGGCCTGGAACAGGAAAGACAATATTCAGCCAGCAGTTCTTATGGAACGGCTTACAGATGGGTGAGCCTGGAATCTACGTTGCTCTCGAAGAGCACCCGGTGCAAGTTAGACAAAATATGGCTCAGTTCGGGTGGGATGTAAAGCCCTATGAGGAGCAGGGAATGTTTGCCATGATAGATGCCTTTACAGCGGGAATCGGGAAGTCCAAAGAGTACGAGAAGTACATAGTTCATGATCTAACCGATCTCAGAGAGTTTATTGATGTGTTGAGGCAGGCGATAAAAGAAATCAACGCCAAAAGAGTTGTTGTTGATTCTGTTACAACGCTCTATATAAACAAGCCAGCAATGGCCAGAAGCATAATCCTCCAGCTTAAGAGAGTTTTGGCTGGAACTGGATGTACAAGCATCTTTGTGAGTCAGATAAGCGTTGGTGAAAGAGGTTTCGGTGGGCCTGGAGTGGAGCACGGTGTTGACGGTATTATAAGGTTAGACCTTGATGAGATTGATGGAGAACTCAAGCGCTCCCTCATAGTGTGGAAGATGAGAGGTACCAGCCATTCAATGAGGAGACACCCATTTGAGATCACTGACAAAGGAATAGTAGTACATGCAGATAAAGTTCTGAAGAGGAGAGGGATTGTAGAAATTTGAGGAGGTGAGAGCAAATGACAGTTGAAATTCCACTCAATCCAGTCGGAAGGCAGGAGATTCACCAATTGGAGAGCATCTTATTATTTGCAACACTCTTCAGGCCGGAGGTCATTGAGCTCATAAAAAACCCAGCAGAGAGGTTAACATGGGTTGATAGCTTGGCAGTTGCGGCTGGAGCAATAGCAAGAGAAAAAGCAGGGATGACAATAAGCGAAATTGCAAGAGAGCTTGGAAGAACCGAGCAAACAATAAGGAAACACCTTAAGGGAGAAAGCAAAGCTGGACAGCTTGTTAGAGAGACTTACGAGCTAATAAAACAAGGAAAGCTCGATGAGCTAATTAAAACAATTGAAATGATTGAAAAAGGCGGCCTTAAAGAAGTAATTGCCAAAGAAGAGTACGAAAAACTTATGCAAGAATACGAGAAGCTCAAGATTGAATATGAAAAAGTCAAAGCAGAACTTGAGAAGATGAAGCAGACAGTTGAGCTTGAGAGCTTAGAAAAAGCAAGAGAAGAGATAAAGAAGTTGAAGGAAGAGTTGGAAGCTGTGAAAGCAGAACTCGAAAAAGCCAGAAAAGAAAAGAAAGAGCTTGAAAAAGAGCTTGCGGAGGCAAAAGTAAAAATCATGGAGCTGCAAAGCAAGGGAGTTGAGGAAACAAAGGTTAAGGAGCTTGAAGAAAAGCTCAAAGCAAAGGAAGAGGAAATCAGCAGACTAGAAAAGCTAGTTGACGAGATAACCCGTGAAAAGCTGGAGCTTGAGAAGAAGGTTGAAGAATTTAAAGGCCTTGCCGATGAGCTCAGAAAAGAGAAGGAAGAGCTTGAGAAGAAAATCGAGGAATTAACAAGAGAGAACAATGAACTCAAGCAGAGAATTGAAGAGCTTGAAAAGTATAAGATAAAGTTTGAGAACCTCAGAAACAAGATAGAGAAAATAAAGATAGAACTAGAGAAGCTGTTGGAGTGAATTCACTTCTCGCTTCTCCTGTCTAGTTTTTCTTCCCATGTTAAGATCATGTGAGTAAATGTGCCTTCTTCTTCCTTGATGCCTCTCTTGACTTCTGATACGTGAGCGTACTGGGCTTTGAACTTCTCAAGAATGTAATCAACAGCCTTCTCTGGATCTGCTTTCTCGCCACAGGTGTAAA comes from Thermococcus aggregans and encodes:
- a CDS encoding M1 family aminopeptidase; this encodes MRARFVVAVLLAALIAMCITPAYKLDKFQFSKTDNVKFLFERNNEPIRGNTSVSLSITFDGWNTTIKGIQEIELSLSSSATIPLLLENSSILNFDIEKLEAYGAKVSVEGLYDGKYGLLLLKVSPSKSRQKIRILYTSHYQPLLDIEERDIIEWHMKSTKDYFYLPPEAYMLIPKIDGDVTISVESYPANYTLVGILKLPNNKYKPILPERGTFYANGGRFYILLGRWNIYKKNIVIDGKNVDVIALTDEGKWVVDELAKILKIYSSRLIPYPYDELIYIRFKGHRSETEGFGLYGGAAGTQFKSVIPHEVAHNWFGIYAELGLLDESFATYTSAFYNMTSEQLDYWEGMCLSSRDSTPIVDINAVRKHQTNLYQRGGFIFRSLQFVVGNKTFFEGLREVLKICHARGCTQTEETLNLIKEIYENLTGQDLDWFFKEWFYTADYPNFTVSNLKIAQNDSYYSLMLNITEENGFAMPLEVRIATVAENITKKILVNGSSLLEVKTKERPIMVILDPNDWIANINGSSYRVNWEKFTFEKIGKEELEINGVKVVVN
- a CDS encoding YkgJ family cysteine cluster protein, coding for MRFKPKPLKSDVKFECKFCLDCCRGRFIYLTLSDIANIMAHGHDPQDFVLMTVEGGKIRFVLAYREWDLGCIFHDPETGKCKIHSYNPIICKIYPFMVSHKPLGIEGEEPFEYKGEKVWLYYDESCPGIGEGKGTITREEVAELGLKFQKEFEKTDLDGLNRLLSGENHGT
- a CDS encoding NIP7 pre-PUA domain-containing protein, translating into MELKYRRVSSWEFDLILKEAEKFGELKHEFFGIVEGKFRDVYAVNEEVWREIENLRIKPYAFGTFVGTIKVDKNLVEKFYPNIEFFYFVDIKKNFAVLKAKTAFLFTTGKDVSKNGVKEYSWQGSKKLVILNEEGVILGLGLINPKSNGKFIKNITDIGEFIRRHK
- a CDS encoding KaiC domain-containing protein, translating into MVKRVKTGIPGMDEILHGGIPERNVVLLSGGPGTGKTIFSQQFLWNGLQMGEPGIYVALEEHPVQVRQNMAQFGWDVKPYEEQGMFAMIDAFTAGIGKSKEYEKYIVHDLTDLREFIDVLRQAIKEINAKRVVVDSVTTLYINKPAMARSIILQLKRVLAGTGCTSIFVSQISVGERGFGGPGVEHGVDGIIRLDLDEIDGELKRSLIVWKMRGTSHSMRRHPFEITDKGIVVHADKVLKRRGIVEI
- a CDS encoding transcriptional regulator; this encodes MTVEIPLNPVGRQEIHQLESILLFATLFRPEVIELIKNPAERLTWVDSLAVAAGAIAREKAGMTISEIARELGRTEQTIRKHLKGESKAGQLVRETYELIKQGKLDELIKTIEMIEKGGLKEVIAKEEYEKLMQEYEKLKIEYEKVKAELEKMKQTVELESLEKAREEIKKLKEELEAVKAELEKARKEKKELEKELAEAKVKIMELQSKGVEETKVKELEEKLKAKEEEISRLEKLVDEITREKLELEKKVEEFKGLADELRKEKEELEKKIEELTRENNELKQRIEELEKYKIKFENLRNKIEKIKIELEKLLE